One stretch of Chryseobacterium indologenes DNA includes these proteins:
- a CDS encoding lipocalin family protein gives MKRLLLTTALVLSAVVSAQKLKKEDVIGFWKLKESGFYEGKKKVVKDFDNCRLMRNYALREDGFAVYNYIEGKAGDCIPSEPRLSFWKVIDNRIQFYMGDNNILEEVVVTVNKDKTMTFSSYIPVPVRDKDPELEKMLNTVHYDIVESVY, from the coding sequence ATGAAGAGACTGCTATTGACTACTGCTTTGGTATTGAGTGCTGTGGTAAGTGCACAGAAACTGAAAAAAGAAGATGTTATAGGATTTTGGAAGCTGAAAGAATCAGGATTTTACGAAGGAAAGAAAAAGGTTGTTAAAGACTTTGATAATTGCCGACTGATGCGTAATTATGCGCTAAGAGAAGATGGTTTTGCAGTATATAACTATATAGAAGGGAAAGCAGGAGACTGTATCCCTTCGGAGCCAAGACTTTCTTTCTGGAAGGTGATAGATAACAGAATTCAGTTTTACATGGGTGATAACAATATCCTGGAAGAAGTGGTGGTAACTGTGAATAAAGATAAAACAATGACTTTCTCAAGCTATATTCCTGTCCCGGTAAGAGATAAAGATCCAGAGTTGGAAAAGATGTTAAATACTGTTCACTATGATATTGTAGAATCTGTATATTAA
- a CDS encoding SPFH domain-containing protein — protein MGIFLAPVIIFGLIILFASFFVVKQETAAIIERFGKFQGVKHSGLHLKLPIIDQIAKRLNLRIQQLDVMIDTKTLDNVFIKMKISVQYQVIRNQVGDAYYRLENPENQITSFVFDVVRAEVPKLKLDDVFVRKDDIAVAVKSELQEAMNSYGYDIIKALVTDIDPDEQVKHAMNRINAAEREKTAAEYESEAQRIRIVAVAKAEAESKKLQGQGIADQRREIAKGLEESVRMLNNVDINSHEASALIVVTQHYDTLHSVGASSRSNLVLLPNSPTAASGMLNDLVVAMTTANTVGEVTKGKYPEPPQKDSGY, from the coding sequence ATGGGTATTTTTCTGGCGCCTGTCATTATTTTCGGGCTTATTATTTTATTTGCATCGTTTTTTGTGGTTAAGCAGGAGACGGCAGCAATTATTGAACGTTTTGGAAAATTCCAGGGAGTAAAACATTCAGGACTTCATTTGAAGCTTCCCATCATAGATCAGATCGCTAAAAGATTGAATCTTAGAATCCAGCAGCTGGATGTAATGATTGATACCAAAACATTGGATAATGTATTTATCAAGATGAAAATTTCTGTTCAGTATCAGGTGATCAGAAATCAGGTAGGAGATGCCTATTACCGTTTGGAAAATCCGGAAAACCAAATTACTTCTTTTGTATTTGATGTAGTACGTGCTGAAGTTCCTAAACTGAAACTGGATGATGTTTTTGTAAGAAAAGATGATATTGCGGTAGCCGTAAAAAGTGAACTTCAGGAAGCGATGAACAGCTACGGATATGATATCATTAAAGCATTGGTAACGGATATTGATCCGGATGAACAAGTAAAACATGCCATGAACAGGATCAATGCAGCAGAAAGAGAAAAAACTGCTGCAGAATATGAGTCTGAAGCTCAGAGAATCAGAATTGTAGCTGTTGCAAAAGCGGAAGCAGAATCCAAAAAACTACAAGGACAAGGTATTGCCGATCAAAGACGGGAAATTGCAAAAGGGCTTGAAGAATCTGTAAGAATGCTAAATAACGTAGATATCAACTCCCATGAAGCGTCTGCTTTAATTGTTGTAACACAGCATTATGATACCTTACATTCTGTAGGAGCAAGTAGCCGAAGCAATCTTGTCCTTCTTCCTAATTCCCCAACAGCAGCAAGCGGAATGCTGAATGATCTTGTGGTTGCGATGACCACGGCCAATACAGTAGGAGAAGTAACCAAAGGAAAGTACCCTGAACCACCTCAAAAAGATTCGGGATATTAA
- a CDS encoding CocE/NonD family hydrolase encodes MKFKILLALIFVNLMQAQKFYFPKTAVADSIILEKQMPILAAQVIPNLQTVKNKPKNDADLSDALFRLQMVAKDYKKSILTLAEYRKQFADHNMAGYKFMSYEVYGMAKSNEAENKIPFSKALQASFNKKYENLDEHLLPRVGLAIDGDVNNFRKLLRKALDKQKEKDSIDYASALALCKAYLNYKAYSSIHPQVMQLLKLKDKEKFVTETKDLTTQHGNTLTITIIRKKGNNSPLPVILTSNIYAGEIDYFFGKRAAVYNYVGAVVNTRGKRNSNDENNPFENESQDLYEVIDWVSKQPWSNGKVGMIGGSYVGFSQWAAVKRLHPALKTIVPQVSVGIGIDYPAQNNVFMNYMLQWIQYVTNNKYTDEADFSNAAKWDSVNTAWYKSGKSFRALDTISGKPSKIFQRWLDHPGYDQYWQRMVPYKEDFSKINIPVLTTTGYYDDDQIGALYYYNQHLKYNKNAEHYLVIGPYNHGGAQSFGFIYVEGNPIDPAARISIDDLAFSWFDYILKQGKKPELLKDKVNFQVMNTNTWKHVSNLDKIHTSSLKFYFQNGKNNVSVFNKPNQQSFTQLTIDFKNRNDKDTYYTVSKKDSIKTTNSIYFESEVLDKDLIISGSFSGLFNISINKKDVDTNIYLYQIQPDGKLIWLSSHIARASYAKNNEVRQLLTPNTIEQIPIKNAYVMSKKIEKGSKLLLLVGVNKTPYWQLNYGTGKDVSDETIKDAGKPMEIKWYNNSYVEIPVYKD; translated from the coding sequence ATGAAATTTAAGATACTTTTAGCATTAATTTTTGTCAACCTGATGCAGGCTCAAAAATTTTATTTCCCAAAAACAGCAGTTGCAGATTCTATTATTTTGGAAAAACAGATGCCCATACTGGCGGCTCAGGTGATCCCTAACCTTCAGACTGTGAAGAACAAACCGAAAAACGACGCAGACCTTTCAGATGCTCTTTTCCGTCTTCAGATGGTTGCTAAAGACTATAAAAAATCCATTTTGACCCTGGCAGAGTATCGTAAACAGTTTGCCGACCACAATATGGCGGGATACAAATTCATGAGCTATGAAGTATATGGTATGGCTAAATCAAATGAAGCGGAAAATAAAATTCCATTTTCTAAGGCACTTCAGGCATCATTTAATAAAAAATATGAAAATCTGGATGAACATTTACTTCCCAGGGTGGGTCTTGCCATTGATGGTGATGTAAACAATTTCAGAAAACTATTGAGAAAAGCATTGGATAAACAAAAAGAAAAAGACAGCATAGATTATGCTTCGGCACTTGCGTTATGTAAGGCGTATTTAAATTATAAAGCGTATTCCAGCATCCATCCTCAGGTGATGCAACTATTGAAACTAAAGGATAAGGAAAAGTTTGTTACAGAAACAAAAGACCTTACAACCCAGCATGGAAATACCTTAACCATTACCATTATCAGAAAAAAAGGGAATAATTCTCCTCTTCCGGTTATCCTTACCAGTAATATTTATGCCGGAGAAATTGACTACTTCTTTGGGAAAAGAGCTGCCGTTTACAATTATGTAGGAGCTGTGGTTAATACAAGAGGCAAAAGAAACAGTAATGACGAGAACAACCCTTTTGAAAATGAATCACAGGATCTTTATGAAGTGATAGACTGGGTAAGCAAACAACCCTGGAGTAATGGTAAAGTAGGAATGATCGGAGGAAGCTATGTGGGGTTCAGCCAATGGGCTGCTGTAAAAAGACTGCATCCGGCCCTAAAAACTATTGTACCACAGGTTTCTGTAGGGATTGGAATTGATTATCCTGCCCAAAATAATGTATTCATGAATTATATGCTGCAATGGATACAATATGTTACCAACAATAAGTATACTGATGAAGCAGATTTTAGCAATGCTGCAAAATGGGATTCTGTCAATACGGCATGGTATAAAAGCGGAAAATCATTCAGGGCTTTGGATACCATCAGTGGTAAGCCTAGTAAAATATTCCAGAGATGGCTGGATCATCCGGGCTATGATCAATACTGGCAAAGAATGGTTCCTTATAAAGAAGATTTTTCTAAAATCAATATCCCGGTTCTCACCACTACCGGATATTATGATGATGACCAGATTGGAGCGTTATATTATTACAATCAACATCTTAAATACAATAAAAATGCAGAGCATTATCTGGTGATCGGCCCATATAATCATGGTGGAGCACAAAGTTTTGGGTTTATTTATGTGGAAGGAAATCCTATAGATCCGGCTGCCAGAATCAGTATTGATGATCTTGCTTTTTCATGGTTCGATTATATCCTTAAACAAGGTAAAAAGCCGGAGCTTTTAAAAGACAAAGTTAATTTTCAGGTGATGAATACTAATACATGGAAACATGTTTCAAACCTGGACAAAATTCACACTTCCAGTCTTAAATTTTATTTTCAAAACGGTAAAAACAATGTTTCGGTTTTCAATAAACCCAACCAGCAAAGCTTTACTCAACTTACTATTGACTTCAAAAACCGGAATGATAAAGACACCTATTATACTGTTAGCAAAAAAGACAGTATTAAAACAACCAATTCTATTTATTTTGAAAGCGAAGTATTGGATAAAGACCTTATCATTAGTGGAAGTTTTAGCGGGCTTTTCAATATTTCAATTAATAAAAAGGATGTGGACACCAATATTTATCTCTATCAGATCCAACCGGATGGAAAACTTATCTGGTTATCTTCCCATATTGCCAGAGCCAGCTATGCTAAAAATAATGAGGTACGCCAACTTCTCACTCCCAATACCATAGAGCAGATTCCTATAAAAAATGCTTATGTGATGAGCAAAAAGATAGAAAAAGGAAGCAAATTACTATTATTGGTGGGCGTTAACAAAACTCCATATTGGCAGCTCAACTACGGAACAGGCAAAGACGTAAGTGATGAAACGATAAAGGATGCTGGGAAACCAATGGAAATCAAATGGTACAATAACAGCTATGTGGAGATACCTGTTTATAAAGACTAA
- a CDS encoding DUF4377 domain-containing protein — protein MKSIATILKGAAPALALFAMTQCTTTAGVSAGDEKTFIVGPQTADCTGVAPMKCLQVKEKASEDWTNFYTNIEGFTYEPGYEYVLKVKTEKIANPPADASSIKYTLVKQVSKTKKEVAAAGEKTLIVGAQTVDCSAGAGRMKCLQVKENASENWSNFYSNIEGFTYEPGYEYVLKVKTEKIANPPADASSIKYTLVEQVSKTKK, from the coding sequence ATGAAAAGTATAGCAACAATTCTAAAAGGGGCAGCACCCGCATTAGCATTATTCGCAATGACGCAGTGTACAACAACAGCTGGAGTATCCGCTGGAGATGAAAAAACTTTCATCGTAGGACCACAAACAGCAGACTGTACAGGAGTAGCTCCTATGAAATGTTTGCAGGTAAAAGAAAAGGCTTCAGAAGACTGGACAAATTTTTACACAAACATCGAAGGATTTACTTATGAACCAGGGTATGAATATGTTTTAAAAGTAAAAACAGAAAAAATTGCTAACCCACCGGCAGATGCTTCTTCCATAAAATATACATTGGTAAAGCAAGTTTCTAAAACGAAAAAAGAGGTTGCAGCAGCTGGTGAGAAAACACTTATCGTGGGAGCACAAACTGTAGACTGCTCTGCAGGAGCAGGTCGTATGAAGTGCTTACAGGTAAAAGAAAATGCCTCTGAAAACTGGAGTAATTTCTACAGCAATATTGAAGGATTCACTTACGAGCCGGGTTACGAATATGTTTTAAAAGTAAAAACAGAAAAAATAGCCAATCCACCGGCAGATGCTTCTTCCATAAAATATACATTGGTAGAACAGGTTTCTAAAACAAAGAAATAA
- a CDS encoding DUF962 domain-containing protein, giving the protein MSERIKTYREFYQFYLTEHSKTGTRIFHFIGTLLVFVVIGYVISSGKERFLWYIPIVGYGFAWFSHAVIERNKPATFKYPLWSLISDFKLFFELLIGKQKFKETESQIQKP; this is encoded by the coding sequence ATGTCTGAAAGAATCAAAACATACAGAGAGTTTTATCAGTTTTATCTCACGGAACACAGCAAAACAGGGACGCGAATTTTCCACTTTATCGGAACACTGCTCGTATTTGTTGTGATAGGATACGTTATAAGTTCAGGAAAGGAAAGATTTCTATGGTATATTCCGATTGTAGGATATGGATTTGCATGGTTTAGCCATGCCGTTATCGAAAGAAACAAACCTGCAACTTTTAAATATCCGTTATGGTCACTGATCTCAGATTTCAAACTTTTTTTTGAATTATTAATCGGAAAACAAAAGTTTAAAGAAACTGAAAGCCAAATTCAGAAACCTTAA
- a CDS encoding APC family permease gives MSQLFRRKVYSDTDTSTGLLRVLGVWDIVFFGIAAIIGAGSFSSLGEAVFRGGPGVILLYLICGFACGFTALCYAEFASRIPTAGSAYTYAYASFGELIAWIIGWALIMEYSFGNIYVAFSWSDYFTSFLGRLGMHIPDYLTCSYTEAKKAFLNGSENKELLNAWKSAPLIGNLKFIVDIPALVINGLITWLCYVGVKESKNFNNSLVILKLGVILLVILVGFAYINTENWTPISPVTGSPSFMPNGFTGVMSAVSGVFFAYIGFDALSVLSEETKDPQKTLPKGMIISLVLCTVIYIALTLVLTGMVDYRKFDGVGDPLSFIFEKTNANVAWMELVVSFVAIVAITTVLLVFQMGQPRIWYAMSRDGLMPQKFLKIHPKYKTPSFATIVTGIVVGVPILFTDKTFILDFTSIGTIFAFVLVCAGVLMLPAKEKIKGRFHLPYINGKIIFPVVFIGGLIAFYYWQPEFFQTLMNWSDPKEGEFRASIFFFILINLILCVVTFIKNLSLIPLVGLSSCLYLLTGMSHENWFWFGMWFLIGMFIYFFYGYKNSKLGKELKNN, from the coding sequence ATGAGTCAACTTTTTAGAAGGAAAGTCTATTCGGATACAGATACTTCAACAGGACTTTTAAGAGTTTTAGGTGTATGGGACATCGTATTTTTTGGTATTGCGGCAATTATAGGAGCAGGAAGTTTCAGCAGTTTGGGAGAAGCCGTTTTCAGAGGTGGTCCCGGTGTAATCCTTCTCTATTTGATTTGTGGCTTTGCCTGTGGTTTCACCGCTTTATGTTATGCTGAATTTGCCAGCAGAATTCCTACGGCAGGATCTGCATACACGTATGCCTATGCCAGTTTCGGAGAATTAATTGCCTGGATCATCGGCTGGGCATTAATTATGGAATATTCCTTCGGAAATATTTATGTAGCCTTTTCATGGTCTGATTATTTCACCAGTTTTTTGGGGCGTCTCGGAATGCACATTCCTGATTATCTGACTTGTAGTTATACGGAAGCCAAGAAGGCGTTTTTAAATGGCTCTGAAAACAAAGAGCTTTTAAATGCTTGGAAATCAGCCCCATTAATTGGAAATTTAAAATTCATAGTTGATATTCCGGCATTGGTTATCAATGGTTTAATTACATGGCTTTGCTATGTAGGAGTAAAAGAGAGTAAAAATTTCAACAACTCACTGGTAATTTTAAAACTAGGGGTAATTCTACTCGTTATTTTGGTAGGTTTTGCCTATATCAATACCGAGAACTGGACTCCAATAAGTCCTGTAACAGGATCTCCATCCTTTATGCCGAACGGATTTACAGGAGTAATGAGTGCCGTTTCAGGGGTTTTCTTTGCCTATATTGGTTTCGACGCCTTAAGTGTACTTTCTGAAGAAACAAAGGATCCTCAAAAGACCTTACCAAAAGGGATGATTATCTCTCTGGTATTGTGTACTGTGATCTATATTGCCCTTACTCTGGTATTGACAGGAATGGTAGATTATAGAAAATTTGATGGTGTGGGAGATCCCCTTTCGTTCATTTTTGAAAAAACTAATGCAAATGTAGCATGGATGGAATTGGTAGTTTCTTTCGTTGCCATTGTTGCCATCACTACTGTATTATTAGTATTTCAAATGGGACAGCCAAGAATCTGGTATGCCATGAGCCGTGATGGATTGATGCCTCAGAAATTTCTTAAAATTCATCCAAAATATAAAACACCGTCTTTTGCAACCATTGTGACGGGGATTGTTGTAGGAGTTCCTATCCTATTTACGGATAAAACGTTCATCTTAGACTTTACAAGTATTGGAACCATCTTCGCTTTTGTATTGGTATGTGCTGGAGTTTTAATGCTTCCTGCTAAAGAGAAAATAAAAGGCAGATTCCACCTTCCTTATATCAACGGTAAGATTATTTTCCCTGTTGTTTTCATTGGTGGGCTTATTGCTTTCTACTACTGGCAGCCTGAGTTTTTTCAAACATTGATGAACTGGAGTGATCCTAAAGAAGGTGAATTCAGAGCCTCTATTTTCTTCTTTATTTTAATTAATCTAATCTTATGTGTGGTTACTTTTATAAAGAATCTTTCCCTTATTCCATTAGTCGGCTTAAGCTCTTGTTTATATCTTCTTACCGGAATGAGCCATGAAAATTGGTTCTGGTTCGGAATGTGGTTCCTGATCGGAATGTTTATTTATTTTTTCTACGGTTATAAAAACAGTAAACTTGGAAAAGAACTAAAGAACAATTAA